In the genome of Saprospira sp. CCB-QB6, one region contains:
- a CDS encoding ATP-dependent helicase, with protein sequence MAPKLSYRQSLYHRRFEKIMKQLNDSQRAAVEQIEGPVMTIAGPGTGKTHILAARIGQILLQTDSRPYNILCLTFTDAGVQAMRQRLLEFIGPEAYRIHIYTFHSFCNKVILENPDNFGQKNWQLATELEQIDFARQLLDGLEPDHPLRRSRRQPYRYEGQLLRLFQLMKTEGWTLELVQEKIEDYLDYIKEDKKYRYQRNGHNYKKGELKLKAYQEEKERMQRLLSAAALFEEYEFLMEEASCYDYADMILWVLRAFLDPEQEELLLRYQEQYLYILVDEFQDTNGAQNQILMQLIGFWEQPNIFIVGDDDQSIFEFQGARVKNLIDFFERYQNGLSLVMLQDNYRSSQEILDASKALIDHNELRIISLLEALELDKKLKARRPFKQGEEIELELQQYPSAFEEEVAIVEKIKQLKAEKQNLAEVAIIYARHRQSQDLIRLLEQAEIPYQTKRQINILEESLIKNFLLLLEYLALEFEQPYAGEEYLYELLHFQFIPILASDRRKLVNYMVRENRRRYLAKEREPLAWRDLLQMAPDLTELQLIAPEKIRALVEFFDEATGWSVNEPLSRLMELLFNRSGLLQYASEAAEKDWYLGLLNTFFDFVRRESERKEDLNLWGLLELIQRMKDNQLRLPMTHSRYAEDGVQLLTAHASKGLEFQYVFMLHCLDGTWGPNSRRSIKKFKLPDNLSQAHAVLDQEEASRRLFYVAMTRSRAYLRISYHANDSQGKSCKRLSFVDDLMIDAELEEQQIQLPASILQQYRHQFLQYLPEHLPQELLLDPATIAAQLEDFRLSVTALNAYLNCPLSFYFQRVLRLPASQSVEALYGQAVHEALEELLRQGQNNTRLRLPSLPAFISLFEERLEMKRLLFSQRAYEEALDLGLKYLKRYYEQRQERFGQELDKKILLEQSFYGTQYKGVPLTGNIDKLVQAEKGSSLWHIVDYKTGKLEEKRFSAPSKRNPLGGNYYRQLVFYALLLESSRQIEGRAISAEIDYISPNEAGHFPEKEMEIHAEDLANMGELVQEVYGKIKRHEFAEGCQKKDCKWCNFVQHQQIPSSFRDEEVEALDD encoded by the coding sequence TTTACGGATGCTGGGGTGCAGGCCATGCGTCAGCGATTATTGGAATTTATTGGTCCAGAGGCCTACCGCATTCATATTTATACCTTTCATTCTTTTTGCAATAAGGTCATCCTTGAAAATCCCGATAACTTTGGGCAGAAAAACTGGCAATTGGCCACGGAACTAGAGCAGATTGATTTTGCTCGTCAATTGCTAGATGGTTTGGAGCCCGATCATCCTTTGCGTCGCTCTCGTCGCCAACCTTATCGCTATGAGGGCCAATTGCTGCGGCTATTTCAGTTGATGAAAACAGAGGGTTGGACCCTCGAGCTGGTTCAAGAAAAAATTGAGGATTATCTCGATTATATCAAGGAGGATAAAAAGTATCGCTATCAGCGAAATGGCCATAATTACAAAAAAGGGGAGCTCAAACTCAAGGCCTATCAGGAGGAAAAAGAGCGGATGCAACGGCTATTGTCTGCCGCCGCCCTCTTTGAGGAATATGAGTTTTTGATGGAAGAGGCCAGTTGTTACGACTATGCCGACATGATTCTCTGGGTGTTGCGGGCCTTTTTGGACCCGGAACAGGAGGAGTTGCTGTTGCGCTATCAAGAACAATATCTCTATATCTTGGTCGATGAATTTCAGGATACTAATGGGGCGCAAAATCAGATTTTGATGCAGCTCATTGGCTTTTGGGAGCAGCCCAATATCTTTATTGTGGGCGATGACGACCAATCTATTTTTGAGTTTCAGGGGGCTAGGGTAAAAAACTTGATCGACTTTTTTGAGCGCTATCAAAACGGCCTGAGCTTGGTCATGTTGCAAGACAACTACCGCTCGAGTCAAGAGATTTTGGATGCCTCCAAAGCCTTGATCGATCATAATGAATTGCGTATTATTTCTTTGTTGGAGGCCTTGGAGCTGGACAAAAAACTCAAGGCGCGCCGTCCCTTTAAGCAGGGCGAAGAAATAGAGCTAGAACTACAACAATATCCCAGCGCTTTTGAGGAAGAAGTCGCAATTGTCGAAAAGATCAAGCAGCTCAAAGCCGAAAAGCAAAACCTGGCGGAGGTGGCCATTATTTACGCTCGCCACCGGCAGTCTCAGGACCTGATCCGTTTATTGGAGCAGGCCGAAATTCCTTATCAGACCAAGCGGCAAATCAATATTTTAGAAGAGAGTTTGATTAAGAACTTTTTGCTGTTGTTGGAGTATTTGGCCTTGGAGTTTGAGCAACCTTATGCGGGAGAAGAATACCTTTATGAGCTCTTGCACTTTCAGTTTATTCCCATTTTGGCCAGCGACCGACGCAAGTTGGTCAATTATATGGTGCGGGAAAACCGCCGTCGTTATCTGGCCAAGGAAAGAGAGCCCTTAGCTTGGCGGGACCTGCTGCAAATGGCTCCCGACTTGACTGAACTGCAGCTCATCGCTCCCGAAAAAATCAGGGCTTTGGTCGAGTTTTTTGATGAGGCCACGGGCTGGTCGGTCAACGAGCCGCTCAGTCGCTTGATGGAGCTCCTATTTAACCGATCGGGCCTATTGCAGTACGCCAGTGAAGCCGCAGAAAAAGATTGGTATTTGGGCTTGCTCAACACCTTTTTCGACTTTGTCCGCAGGGAGTCAGAGCGAAAAGAGGACCTTAATTTATGGGGCCTTTTGGAGCTGATCCAGCGCATGAAAGACAATCAGCTGCGCTTGCCCATGACGCATAGCCGCTATGCCGAAGATGGAGTACAGTTGCTGACCGCTCACGCCTCTAAGGGCCTAGAGTTTCAGTATGTCTTTATGCTGCATTGTTTGGATGGAACTTGGGGCCCAAATAGCCGCCGAAGCATCAAGAAGTTCAAATTACCCGATAACTTATCGCAGGCCCATGCGGTTTTGGATCAAGAAGAGGCTAGCCGCCGCTTATTTTATGTGGCCATGACTCGTTCTAGGGCCTATTTGCGGATCTCCTACCATGCTAATGATAGCCAAGGGAAATCGTGCAAACGCCTCTCTTTTGTCGATGATTTGATGATTGATGCGGAGCTAGAAGAGCAGCAAATACAGCTGCCCGCTTCTATTCTTCAGCAATATCGACATCAGTTTTTGCAGTATTTGCCCGAGCACTTACCCCAAGAACTACTGCTCGATCCAGCCACAATTGCGGCCCAACTAGAAGATTTCCGTTTGAGTGTAACGGCCCTGAATGCCTACCTCAACTGCCCTTTGAGCTTTTATTTTCAGCGGGTGTTGCGTCTGCCAGCCAGCCAAAGCGTAGAGGCGCTTTATGGGCAGGCGGTGCATGAGGCCTTAGAAGAGCTTTTGCGGCAGGGGCAAAACAATACGCGGCTGCGGCTGCCTTCTTTGCCCGCTTTCATCTCTCTTTTTGAAGAGCGTTTAGAGATGAAACGGCTGCTATTTAGCCAAAGAGCCTATGAAGAAGCCCTCGATTTGGGCCTCAAATACCTCAAACGTTATTATGAGCAGCGACAAGAGCGCTTTGGGCAGGAACTAGACAAAAAAATCTTGCTAGAACAGTCCTTTTATGGTACTCAATACAAGGGCGTGCCCCTAACTGGAAATATCGATAAATTGGTGCAGGCCGAAAAGGGCAGCAGCCTTTGGCATATTGTCGATTATAAAACGGGCAAGCTCGAAGAGAAGCGCTTTAGTGCGCCAAGCAAACGCAATCCCTTGGGCGGCAATTATTATCGTCAGTTGGTCTTTTACGCCCTACTCTTGGAGAGCTCTCGACAGATAGAGGGACGGGCCATTTCTGCCGAAATTGACTACATCAGTCCCAATGAAGCGGGGCATTTTCCCGAAAAAGAAATGGAGATCCATGCAGAGGATTTGGCCAATATGGGCGAATTGGTGCAGGAGGTCTATGGTAAAATTAAGCGACATGAATTTGCTGAGGGCTGCCAGAAAAAAGACTGTAAATGGTGCAATTTTGTGCAGCATCAGCAGATTCCCAGCAGCTTCCGAGATGAAGAAGTAGAAGCTTTGGATGATTAG